Proteins co-encoded in one Bacillus horti genomic window:
- a CDS encoding NHL repeat-containing protein yields MKKIACALCFFLALILVGCSQNTNHEVNINRIFAEEYSIEELELEVELKEPRGLTMIGDDLIIVDSGNNRLLRINKSGKLVQTIGETGHGNGEFLNPVAVAVDEQFIYVADSGNSRVQKLTMDGSFIEDWKIEGLQNFTITNRMLDIEVDANQNIYLSVLSLNNKLSKVHILNSGGKVSTIGKDSIGYLGIENNQLFFVSILERIDRDTLEGRNNQVFEIIDGKMVNKKSLPTSYSPADLTFYNEQMYMFSRGYQAIDRFNLDGDYIDSIWRREITDGNADTNFSAGMYGMHADEKGDIYMSNYLENKIYKFSNKE; encoded by the coding sequence ATGAAAAAAATTGCATGTGCACTATGTTTTTTTCTGGCTTTAATCCTTGTGGGCTGTTCTCAAAATACGAATCATGAAGTGAATATAAATAGAATATTTGCTGAAGAGTATAGCATAGAGGAACTCGAATTAGAAGTTGAATTAAAGGAACCAAGAGGTTTGACAATGATTGGTGATGATCTAATTATTGTTGATTCAGGAAATAATCGACTGCTTAGAATCAATAAATCCGGAAAGTTAGTGCAAACCATAGGCGAAACAGGACATGGGAATGGAGAATTTTTAAATCCAGTAGCGGTGGCAGTTGATGAGCAGTTTATCTATGTTGCAGATTCTGGTAACTCTAGAGTACAAAAGCTCACTATGGATGGTTCATTTATAGAGGATTGGAAAATAGAAGGTCTTCAAAATTTCACTATAACAAATAGAATGCTGGATATTGAAGTCGATGCAAATCAAAACATTTATCTCTCCGTGCTTTCTTTAAATAATAAGCTAAGTAAAGTTCATATCTTAAATTCAGGAGGAAAAGTATCAACAATAGGAAAAGATTCAATAGGATATCTTGGAATTGAAAATAATCAGCTGTTTTTTGTATCAATCTTAGAGAGAATAGATAGAGATACGTTAGAAGGTAGAAATAATCAAGTATTTGAAATTATTGACGGAAAAATGGTCAACAAAAAATCACTACCTACTTCTTACTCTCCCGCTGATTTGACATTTTATAATGAACAGATGTATATGTTTAGTAGAGGGTATCAGGCTATTGATCGATTTAACCTTGATGGTGATTATATAGATTCAATATGGAGACGTGAAATTACAGATGGAAACGCAGATACAAATTTTTCAGCAGGCATGTATGGGATGCACGCGGATGAAAAAGGAGATATTTACATGAGCAATTATTTAGAAAATAAAATCTATAAATTTAGTAATAAGGAATAA
- a CDS encoding ABC transporter permease, translated as MFVRFLYLFMTGFQQTLRNKTISMILILSFSLGLFFSAFLLGIGLQLLEDTKSREVLDLDQTVRMSPVSFEGRSIPILYSDVEKIVQQHSNVERIHLVEHKLNQTVLINENLVLGLSLAYVDSGFDQLFKDFIVSGVMLSNKSNETAECVVGQHISGEVNLIEDPVGKRININGNECEVVGVANHPQYNKSIFLPINLLSDEDVEKPMYYVIFSSLDSILESEFRSNILKQFGEYEIDYERSVQEQVISKSRNVYIVIFGISTIVLAFALLNIINIVYFRTIQLQKRWAIALALGARKSDLYLYKISEMLAYTVCASLIVFLALEIIESVVPPSFPFRSGLSILFILLGFSIIISAVSSLLMLRKIMNKPVREILKG; from the coding sequence ATGTTTGTCCGTTTCTTATACTTGTTTATGACTGGCTTTCAGCAAACTCTAAGAAACAAGACCATTAGTATGATTCTCATTCTTTCATTTTCATTAGGGCTATTTTTCTCAGCTTTTTTACTAGGTATTGGTTTACAGTTGCTTGAGGATACCAAGAGTAGAGAGGTTTTAGATCTTGATCAAACTGTACGTATGAGTCCAGTCAGTTTTGAAGGTCGATCTATACCTATTCTTTACTCGGATGTGGAAAAAATTGTTCAACAACACTCTAATGTAGAAAGAATACATTTAGTGGAACATAAATTGAATCAGACTGTATTAATAAATGAAAACCTAGTTCTTGGACTTTCATTAGCCTATGTTGATTCAGGTTTCGATCAGTTATTTAAAGATTTCATAGTTAGTGGGGTGATGCTTTCAAATAAATCTAACGAAACAGCTGAATGCGTAGTTGGTCAACATATCTCTGGAGAAGTAAACTTAATTGAAGATCCGGTAGGTAAAAGAATAAACATAAACGGCAATGAGTGTGAAGTAGTAGGAGTGGCAAATCACCCTCAGTATAACAAGAGTATTTTTCTTCCTATAAATTTGTTAAGTGATGAAGATGTTGAGAAGCCCATGTATTATGTCATATTCTCGAGCCTTGACAGCATACTTGAATCAGAATTCAGATCAAATATTCTGAAGCAATTTGGAGAGTATGAGATAGATTATGAAAGAAGTGTTCAAGAACAAGTAATTTCTAAAAGTCGGAATGTATATATTGTAATCTTTGGGATATCAACAATTGTACTTGCTTTCGCATTATTAAATATAATTAATATTGTTTATTTCCGAACGATTCAACTTCAAAAACGCTGGGCTATTGCTTTAGCACTAGGAGCTCGTAAATCTGATTTATATTTGTATAAAATATCTGAGATGTTGGCTTATACAGTATGTGCTTCTTTAATTGTATTTCTAGCTTTGGAAATCATTGAAAGTGTAGTGCCCCCTAGCTTTCCATTCAGGTCAGGATTATCAATCTTATTCATACTACTTGGATTTTCAATAATTATTTCGGCAGTATCTAGCTTACTTATGCTAAGGAAAATAATGAATAAGCCCGTCAGGGAAATTCTGAAAGGTTAG
- a CDS encoding ABC transporter permease, with product MSEYGIYKTIRYLRRNIRTYTGVILQICLGMLTLHLFFNVSLSLENEYNQMLDEGRDKEFQISFKERNHEFDIQSFNYLDWAQEEAIPFEHGVSLMPFTSEDYNILKNRHGTEVEIVYFVRRSINYVDTENGLTTFYVFHVTPDFYNEFQRIDAQKDHDRRAYIGENFYSFLKEMNKTNTINPNELVFSFSNDFPDQIVNWESSVREIEVVENLNEYDLTKLTLGIEMNNDLNQSDIAIVPLDDYIPFYHPKDIIQSFLFIRFNQVMDANTVFSDIFNYLYKTHGSEFIYSVDNVFEQYVNRTETLRQNTRVASWVALITLAIVAIGLMGLMLLAFEKRRKEKAINMLLGASKGTVLKEMLFESVCITMTSGILGVLCSWTLLTFNVIQLEGLEIDSHVLVTIFTIGLAAFIGVITTIPSILQLKELSPLNTLRKQ from the coding sequence ATGAGTGAATACGGAATATATAAGACAATTCGATATTTGCGTCGTAATATAAGAACTTACACAGGCGTTATATTACAAATTTGTTTAGGAATGCTTACTCTGCACTTATTTTTCAATGTTAGTCTATCTTTAGAGAATGAATATAATCAAATGCTAGATGAAGGGAGAGATAAGGAGTTTCAAATTTCTTTTAAGGAAAGAAATCATGAATTCGATATACAGAGTTTTAATTACCTCGACTGGGCTCAAGAAGAAGCCATTCCTTTTGAGCATGGAGTAAGTCTAATGCCTTTTACAAGCGAAGATTATAATATTTTAAAAAATCGACATGGTACAGAAGTTGAGATCGTATATTTTGTTCGTAGAAGTATCAATTATGTAGACACTGAAAATGGTTTGACCACTTTTTATGTGTTCCATGTAACACCTGACTTTTATAACGAATTTCAGAGGATTGATGCTCAAAAAGATCATGATCGGAGAGCATACATTGGTGAAAATTTCTACTCATTTCTAAAAGAGATGAACAAAACGAATACAATTAATCCTAACGAGCTTGTATTTAGTTTTTCTAATGATTTTCCAGATCAAATAGTAAACTGGGAGAGTAGCGTTCGTGAGATTGAGGTAGTAGAGAATCTAAATGAATATGATCTCACTAAATTAACACTTGGAATAGAAATGAATAATGATTTAAACCAATCTGATATTGCGATAGTGCCATTAGATGATTACATACCTTTTTATCACCCTAAGGATATTATCCAATCATTTTTATTTATCCGATTCAATCAAGTAATGGATGCTAATACAGTGTTTTCGGATATATTTAACTACTTGTACAAGACCCATGGTTCAGAGTTTATTTACAGCGTAGATAATGTGTTTGAGCAATATGTAAATAGAACTGAAACTCTTAGACAGAATACACGTGTAGCATCGTGGGTCGCACTAATCACTCTTGCTATAGTTGCAATTGGTTTAATGGGGCTAATGTTATTAGCTTTTGAGAAGAGACGAAAAGAAAAAGCTATTAATATGTTGTTGGGAGCATCAAAAGGAACCGTACTTAAAGAAATGCTGTTTGAGAGTGTTTGTATTACAATGACAAGTGGAATATTGGGGGTTTTATGTAGCTGGACTCTATTGACTTTTAATGTAATTCAGTTAGAAGGATTAGAGATTGATAGTCATGTACTAGTCACAATATTTACAATTGGTCTTGCTGCATTCATCGGTGTAATTACTACTATACCTAGTATTCTTCAACTAAAAGAATTATCTCCTCTAAATACACTTAGAAAACAATAA
- a CDS encoding ABC transporter ATP-binding protein: MISLKNIKKKYRGQGVETLALDGVNLDIEKSEFLCIRGRSGCGKTTLLNILGCMDQFDSGEYIFEGVDVTSMKAREVANFRNTRLGFVFQSFHLIDDLKAWENVEVPLGYAGVRASDRKRKALDLLDMVGLSNRIHHYPSQLSGGQQQRVAIARALANAPSLILADEPTGNLDSTNGKEIMELLTLLNQNGTTIVMVTHDQVVADFAKRSIELEDGKVIFDQ; the protein is encoded by the coding sequence ATGATTAGTCTAAAAAACATAAAGAAAAAATATCGCGGACAAGGTGTTGAAACGTTAGCATTAGATGGTGTTAATTTAGATATAGAGAAATCTGAATTCCTCTGTATTCGGGGACGTTCTGGTTGCGGCAAAACAACTTTACTCAATATTCTAGGTTGCATGGATCAATTTGATTCTGGAGAATACATATTTGAAGGTGTTGACGTGACCAGTATGAAGGCAAGGGAAGTAGCAAATTTTCGTAATACAAGATTAGGATTTGTATTTCAGTCCTTTCACCTTATTGATGATTTAAAGGCTTGGGAAAATGTAGAAGTTCCTTTGGGCTATGCTGGTGTAAGAGCAAGTGATAGAAAAAGAAAAGCTTTAGACCTATTAGATATGGTAGGACTTTCGAACAGAATACATCATTATCCTAGTCAATTATCTGGGGGTCAGCAGCAAAGGGTTGCAATAGCAAGAGCCTTAGCCAATGCCCCTTCACTGATTCTAGCTGACGAACCTACGGGAAATTTAGACAGCACTAATGGAAAAGAGATTATGGAATTACTTACACTCCTTAATCAAAACGGTACGACAATCGTTATGGTGACACATGATCAAGTAGTTGCAGATTTCGCAAAGAGGAGTATTGAATTAGAAGATGGAAAAGTGATTTTTGATCAATGA
- a CDS encoding GNAT family N-acetyltransferase — protein MSLKLEELNADNLQAAVSLSLKPGQEKYVAPVVHSIAQAYVTPTAWPRVILDQDQVVGFIMGNFDPENEIEAFRAGIWRLNVSGEDQGRGVGKFAVQALADEARSRGAERITVLWVPGEDGPEKFYLKCGFVPTGEILFGETVGVLKL, from the coding sequence ATGTCTCTTAAATTGGAAGAATTGAACGCTGATAATCTTCAAGCAGCTGTTTCCCTATCCCTAAAGCCTGGACAAGAGAAATACGTTGCACCAGTTGTACACTCGATAGCACAAGCCTATGTAACTCCAACAGCATGGCCACGAGTGATCCTTGACCAAGATCAAGTTGTCGGATTTATTATGGGCAACTTTGATCCTGAGAATGAAATTGAAGCTTTTAGGGCTGGGATCTGGAGACTAAACGTATCTGGAGAGGATCAGGGACGAGGTGTAGGAAAGTTCGCTGTACAGGCACTTGCTGATGAAGCACGCTCAAGAGGAGCTGAACGCATTACTGTTTTATGGGTTCCTGGAGAGGATGGACCAGAAAAATTTTACTTAAAATGCGGATTTGTTCCTACTGGTGAGATTCTCTTTGGAGAAACTGTAGGTGTACTTAAGCTTTAA
- a CDS encoding DUF2268 domain-containing putative Zn-dependent protease (predicted Zn-dependent protease with a strongly conserved HExxH motif): MLNSKSKVMIVIFSCLLLMLTGCIKELPQPENSSPELHNDTFSNKLSTESVEINPVAFSHHEQEFEIIPFYKEILEYVEQARKDRAENMELLYFDYVLEPFRRSAWGDTSSLTVNYYQVTSTKMLDKLEEYTYLLLKDQENINDSIKEALIKSADVLPAKEKKKIYLFPFHPDYDYVSELMKGIEGYAYDEEVIILSIDPYHYTNNVLRGFVASNYYNAVYSELTYRKSPTLLDSVVMSGKSHAFATIIFPDINIPLVEPLSKNEETLVWSTMADLLSRQKSTADLYFNFANGDQSVGIPYWSNHRIGYQIMQDFLKYNPDVPVEEWITMDSSDILEKSRFNERFE; this comes from the coding sequence ATGTTAAACTCAAAGAGTAAAGTAATGATAGTTATTTTTTCGTGTCTACTTTTAATGCTCACCGGGTGCATAAAAGAACTCCCTCAACCAGAAAATTCCTCTCCAGAATTACATAATGATACCTTTTCAAACAAGCTTTCCACAGAATCTGTAGAAATTAATCCTGTGGCTTTTTCACACCACGAGCAAGAATTTGAAATTATCCCTTTCTATAAAGAAATCTTAGAGTATGTGGAACAAGCAAGAAAAGATAGGGCTGAAAATATGGAACTGTTGTATTTTGACTATGTATTAGAGCCTTTCCGTAGGAGTGCATGGGGTGATACATCTAGTCTGACGGTTAACTACTATCAAGTTACCTCTACAAAAATGCTGGATAAACTTGAAGAATATACATACTTACTATTAAAGGACCAAGAAAATATAAATGATTCGATTAAAGAGGCATTAATAAAATCAGCAGACGTGCTTCCAGCCAAGGAAAAGAAAAAAATTTATCTATTTCCCTTTCATCCTGATTATGATTATGTAAGTGAATTAATGAAGGGGATAGAAGGATATGCATATGATGAAGAGGTTATTATCCTCTCAATCGATCCGTATCATTACACAAATAATGTATTGAGAGGCTTCGTGGCTAGTAATTATTATAATGCTGTTTATTCAGAATTAACTTATAGGAAATCTCCTACGTTGTTGGATTCAGTAGTCATGTCAGGAAAGTCCCATGCTTTTGCTACTATTATTTTTCCAGATATTAATATTCCTTTGGTTGAACCATTATCAAAGAATGAGGAGACATTAGTTTGGAGCACTATGGCTGACCTCCTATCCAGACAGAAATCTACGGCGGATCTATATTTTAACTTCGCAAATGGAGATCAAAGTGTAGGAATCCCTTATTGGTCAAACCATAGAATTGGCTATCAGATTATGCAAGACTTCCTCAAATATAATCCTGATGTACCTGTTGAAGAATGGATCACAATGGATTCGTCTGATATTTTGGAAAAAAGTAGATTTAATGAGCGATTTGAATAG